The DNA region CTGTCATCATGGTTTTGATTTTCTTTTCAACAATATCGGGCGTGTCGGAGAGATACACGGCATTGTCGTAGCTCTTGGACATTTTTCTGCCATCTACACCCACCACTTTTGGAAACTCCGTCAGAAGCGGTTCAGGCTCGACCATTGCCTCCGTGTTATAGATAAAGTTAAACCGGCGGGCAATCTCCCGTGCAAACTCAAGATGCGGCACCTGGTCTATGCCGACAGGGACATGCTTTGCACGGTAAATTAAAATGTCTGCAGCCTGAAGCACAGGGTAGCCTAAAAAACCATACGTGTTTAAATCCTTGTCCTTTACCTCGGTTTGCTTTTCCTTATATGTGGGCACACGTTCAAGCCAGCCAAGGGGGGTCATCATACTAAGGAGCAGGTGCAACTCCGCATGTTGAATCACTTTAGACTGTAAAAACACAGTGCACTTATCGGGATTAAGACCGGCGGCTATGAAATTAATCAACAAATCAGCGGAGTATTCTTTAATGAGGGCAGGATTGGCATAATTTGAAGTCAGTGCGTGCCAGTCGGCAACACAGTAGTGGCAGTCATAGACGTCCTGGAGTTTCACCCAGTTCTGTAAAGCGCCGACATAGTTTCCGATATGCAAAAATCCGCTAGGCTGCATGCCGCTTAACACACGCTCTTTCACATAAACCTCCCAAGCTGATCAACAAAAATCCGTACTATCATCTGAATTAAAACTTGAATGGGAACAACTACAAATCGCAGCACTCCAAGAAACCACAACCCCAGTATTATAAAAGTGCCGTATGGCTCAAGACGCGAAAGCTGATATGCGTACCTGTATGGCAACATGCTTACCATAATCCGCCCTCCGTCAAGAGGCGGTATTGGAATCAAGTTAAAGGCCGCTATGAATATGTTAAAACTTATACTGTACTGTAACATATGTGAGACAGGAACAAGTATCTTAGAGGACACGAATTCATTACCTGAGTGGTTGTATATCTTAAAGACAACCACAAACAAAAACACGCTGATTATGGACAGAATGATATTCATAACTGGACCTGCCAGCGCAACGTATGCCATATCTCTACGTGGATTTCTCAGATTCCCGAAATTAACCGGCACAGGTTTTGCCGAACCGAATATGAAAGCTCCATGGGAGCCGATAAAAAGCATTACCGGCACTATTACCGTTCCCATAAGGTCAATGTGAGCTATCGGGTTTAGTGTAAGCCTGCCCATCTCTTTAGCCGTAGGGTCACCCAGCTTCCATGCAACATAGCCGTGTGCCGCCTCGTGAAAGGTTATGGCCACCACTATGGGTATTGCGGCTATTGTCAGGGTTCGGAGTACCTCTATAGGATCCAACTTTAAAGCCCCTGCTTATATGCTGTCACAACGGGCTCAGTATATGGTCAATAACTGCACGAGCCGCCACTATCGGGTCTATTATGGCGCTGTCCATATCCCCGCCTTCTCTCTTGTTTGACAGGAAGTTGATTCTGTCTTGCATCCTGTTTCTTAAATAAGTAAGGTATTTTTCATCCCGCGAGGGTTTGTACTTCTTATCGTAATCCTGACCAAAGAGCTCCTTACCGTTTTTAGGCACCTGAAGCCCCTGGAAAGCCTTCCAGTCTCTCCACTCAATCGTGCCGCGCATAAGCTCCGTTACAATAGAAAGCGATAGATTCTTGGGGATATCTATCAAACTACCGGCAAGGCCAAAGGCGTAAGTGTTCATGATGTAGCACTCCGTGCCGGTCTGGAAAAGTTTGTAAAACTGCTGACAGTCCCAAAGCAGCGGGAACACTCTGAAGGGGTTGGCAAAGGGCTCGATAACGAGTTTTTCCAACTCCTTAGGGTCAACATTTTCAACCCCTTTTGCCCTCATTGTACTAAGAGATGCCCCCATGGCAACGGCCAGCCAGTTGCTCTTTATCTTTGTAATCGGCGGCAGGCTTGGGTCCTTTTGAAGCCAAATAACTTTACCGGGACGCTCGCAGTGGTCGGCGTAATTAAACATATCACGGCTTTTTATACACCTGCCGTTATTATTTCTTACATCCTCACAGACTATTTTAACCTCTCCGTCAGGCTGTTTTGTGATTGCCACGTTTTGCGCCGAGAAGAAGTACTTAATCAGCGGATCGTTGTACTTAACAGCGTCTGTTTTGTCAAACAGGCTTGGCTCTATGGCTACAGTGAAATTATTATCAAGGTCAATTAAAAAAGCGTCGTCATGTACGACTGTTACAACCTCATCGGCTCTGAGTGTGCCCTCGTGGTCATGGCTGTTGGTGATGGATGATTTGCCGGAGCCCGAAAGTCCAAAGACTGCAATCGGGGTGCTGTTGCCAATCTTTTTAATACCGCCGTGGCAGGCCACCATGTTGTGTCTTACTCCTATTGTCCAGGCCAGCGTCAGAGTGCCCTTTTTACGTTCACCAAAGTATCTGAGTCCCAAAATGGCGATACAGTTTTGCATCTCATCCACTATGATAAGGCCGTCGGGATAGTCCGGGTGGCTCCAGTCCTGGTCTGCAAGCACCATAATATCAGGTTCATCAAGCACCCTTGATTTTTCATAAGTATCCGTCCATGGTTTCATCCACGGAGTGAAGTTAAAAACCCAGTCAAGCATGTTTTTAGCGTCCGTCTGCGGGCTTATGAGATATGCTTTCATCATAAAGTCATGGTGCAGGCCGACTATTCCCTCAAGTACAAAGGCCGGCTTTTTGTTAAAGTTATATATGGCTTCCCTTAAGATCGTAAGGTACATATCCTTGTCTTTGCCCATCTCACGCACAAGCCTTCTGGCCTTAGCCGTTCTTCCTACGATACGCCCGTCATTTGACACCAACACTTTAGCATCAGCTGGGAGGCCGAATTGCTCAGGTTTATACATGGGTTCAGTTGTTACCACCACCTCCGGCTGCCTTACAGCATATTCGTAGAGTTCATTTAAATTAGTTTTTTTTACTGAATTAGCATACATGGCGCTTTCAATTATCGCCCTCCACGGAGAGCCGGGTAATTTGTGTACACTTGCCATTGTTTAAACTCCTTTTTCCAATTTTTAATTTAATCCTGTCTTATACCAAGTTGCAGTCAGAAGTAAACACAGGCGGCTGGGAGAAAGCGACTCCTCCCCTCATAGGGGATTCCCCTTTAAGGGAGACGCTGAGAAGCTTTTGACACACGCCAACGAGGTTAGGCGATTGAATGCGGCTTGGTATCATTTATTTTCCACCATCTCCCATATACCGCAAGGACAGACTCCAGCACAAAACCCGCAGCCGATACAGATGTTTTCATCTGAAACGTACTCGAAGCCGCCGCCTGCCGGTTGCACTCTGCTTATGGCTCCCACGTAACACGTTGCCTCACACATGTGGCAGTCACGGCACACGGCACAGGACATACACTTATGACCCTCAGTTTTTGCCGAGAAACCGGTGTCCCTGCACACCTCATAATAGACGTCCTTGATCTTTTGATATGGGATTGGCAGCACAGGGGCAGGTCTGTAGAATGCTCCTCCGGTAAGAAGCGTATGCACTGCAAGGGCTGTGTGTCTGCCCTGGCCGATGGCATGAGTTGCAAGGCCTTGCACTTTAGCATCCCCTATGGCAAAGACCTTTGCGTCTGAGGTATGCCCTGTCTCATCCGCCTCAAT from Nitrospirae bacterium YQR-1 includes:
- the trpS gene encoding tryptophan--tRNA ligase, whose translation is MKERVLSGMQPSGFLHIGNYVGALQNWVKLQDVYDCHYCVADWHALTSNYANPALIKEYSADLLINFIAAGLNPDKCTVFLQSKVIQHAELHLLLSMMTPLGWLERVPTYKEKQTEVKDKDLNTYGFLGYPVLQAADILIYRAKHVPVGIDQVPHLEFAREIARRFNFIYNTEAMVEPEPLLTEFPKVVGVDGRKMSKSYDNAVYLSDTPDIVEKKIKTMMTDPARKRKTDKGDPEQSPVYALHKVFSTKEEQALVAENCRAAAFGCLDCKTILLKNIFKIMTPLWDKRKELENSPSMLSDIIEAGNIKAQKAASETMEIVRSVMNFT
- a CDS encoding site-2 protease family protein yields the protein MDPIEVLRTLTIAAIPIVVAITFHEAAHGYVAWKLGDPTAKEMGRLTLNPIAHIDLMGTVIVPVMLFIGSHGAFIFGSAKPVPVNFGNLRNPRRDMAYVALAGPVMNIILSIISVFLFVVVFKIYNHSGNEFVSSKILVPVSHMLQYSISFNIFIAAFNLIPIPPLDGGRIMVSMLPYRYAYQLSRLEPYGTFIILGLWFLGVLRFVVVPIQVLIQMIVRIFVDQLGRFM
- a CDS encoding phosphoenolpyruvate carboxykinase (ATP), whose product is MASVHKLPGSPWRAIIESAMYANSVKKTNLNELYEYAVRQPEVVVTTEPMYKPEQFGLPADAKVLVSNDGRIVGRTAKARRLVREMGKDKDMYLTILREAIYNFNKKPAFVLEGIVGLHHDFMMKAYLISPQTDAKNMLDWVFNFTPWMKPWTDTYEKSRVLDEPDIMVLADQDWSHPDYPDGLIIVDEMQNCIAILGLRYFGERKKGTLTLAWTIGVRHNMVACHGGIKKIGNSTPIAVFGLSGSGKSSITNSHDHEGTLRADEVVTVVHDDAFLIDLDNNFTVAIEPSLFDKTDAVKYNDPLIKYFFSAQNVAITKQPDGEVKIVCEDVRNNNGRCIKSRDMFNYADHCERPGKVIWLQKDPSLPPITKIKSNWLAVAMGASLSTMRAKGVENVDPKELEKLVIEPFANPFRVFPLLWDCQQFYKLFQTGTECYIMNTYAFGLAGSLIDIPKNLSLSIVTELMRGTIEWRDWKAFQGLQVPKNGKELFGQDYDKKYKPSRDEKYLTYLRNRMQDRINFLSNKREGGDMDSAIIDPIVAARAVIDHILSPL